The Prinia subflava isolate CZ2003 ecotype Zambia chromosome 6, Cam_Psub_1.2, whole genome shotgun sequence genome contains the following window.
CTTGAAACCACTGAAGactactgaaaacaaaaggaggaaaaaaatccaccattGGAGGAAGTCTACCAATAGGAAAAGAGTCCACcaaaaaagaatgaataaatGATGAAGGCAAAtagcaagagaaagaaaaggtgagAACAGcataagaaacaaaactgaagcCACCTTAaggcctgcagcaggagaaaggtgattacAGACGCAAAGAACTGGAGTCAAGGCAACAACAttcaacaaacagaaaaagcagaattaatgaAATCTAAGTAGAatgcagaaacagaaggaaTCTTCAGATGCTGAATGAGTGATACAGAATTACAGATTGTAAATTtgcaaaaacaagaaaagaaccaaggaaaatgttttaaaatttctctatGTTGCTAGTGTTTGTCTACTAGGTATGCCACAACTTAGAATTCAACAGGACACCATGTCATCCAGGCTCAGGCAGTCAAGACAAACTATTCCAGGAGGCCTGTCAGAAGAGAATCTTCATTCAAGCACTCCAAACTGTCATCTAGAGAAGCCTTTAGCTAGCTGGTGAATCAACAGGAACACAAGGAGCTCCAAAAGACACTCAGCTGTAAAATCTGAAGTTTACTGGCCAGGTATCACCTTCATCCAGTAACTGGTTGGCTGATCTTTCTTTCACCATTGAGTACATATGAGAACAAAGGAGGGTTTAATGAGGTATCCGACTCTTCTTCTGACCAGGCACTTCAGTCCTGCCTCCAGTAGGTCGGAATACAAAAGACCTTTGACTTCCACAAAACCTTGCCATGTTGTATTCACCCAGGCGTTACCACATTCTTTGATTTAAAGCTTAAGGTGGCAAAATGAACTGCAGACCGGGAAATCACACAAAAATGGCTCTCTCTTAGTCAATCTGTTCACTTTGGCTTATCTGCTCACACGCTGTCCCAAAGTATTTTGACTTCCCAGCTAGCTGTTAGGCCAAGGCTGCTAGCTGGAAGCTGACAGGTACTACCTCCAATGCACTCTGCCTTATCAACTTCCCTGAAGGCTGGCACCCGGTGCAAGGACAACAAGATTCGCATGAGCGTCCTAAAAGAGGCACACACATCAACAAAGCCACCTTGCCGACCCCGGCGGACTCCTCGCTCAGCCCACGGTCCGAGCCGCAGCCGGGGACGGAGGCAGGCGGCCCAGGAGGCGGCAGGGGCCTCACTTACTGCCCTCCCTCAGGGCGGCTgccgcccgcggggccgcccctGCCGGCAGgtgcccgcccgccccgccgcggccgccccgcgctCACCCGGCCTCCCGCATGACGTTGCTGTCGCCGCAGTCGCAGGCGCCCCCCGCCTGGCTCCGGAACATGTTGTAGTCGTGCCCGGCGTGCTCGCCCTGGTGGAAGCACTCGGCGCACAGGCTCATGCAAGGCGAGATCCCGCACGTCCGGCACCGGTAGGCCACGAAGTTGGCGGTCCAAACCAGGCCGCATAGCGTGGCCGGGTCGTAGGCCCGCACGGCTTGCACGAAGCTGTCCCAGGGCTCCCCGCCCGACAGCAGGCAGCGGCACCACTCCAGCGCCTcgcccgccgcctccccgccgcccgggcccgccgccggGGCCAGCACCCTCTCCAGCAGCGCCCGcagctccgccgccgccgccgcgccgctcTCGCCGCCCAGCGCCGCCTTCAGCCGCGCCGCCGTCGCCCgcttgtccctgctgctggcgCCGGCCCCCGCCATGACGGGACACCGGGGGGCCGTTACGGCCGCGCCGGGCTCCGGCTCCGCGATTCCTCCGCCGCCCTCGCTCCCCGCCCCGCGGCGCCGCCCTCTCGCGATAGCCGCGGCACCGGCGCCCtgcccgccgcccgcgccccccTCCGACACcgcctctcccctcccctgacaccaccctcctcttcctccgcCCTGCCTTCCCGCCGCCCTCCCAGCGCGCAGGTgcgcgccccgcgccgccgccgcacGAAATGTCGCCGCCCGCCGGCCCGAAACTTCACGGCCGTCCCGGGGTCCCGGCAGCCGCAGGGAGCGTGGAGGGCGCACCTGGGCCGGCCGGCGGCCCCGACGGCAGCGGAGCTCGTTTGTTACCGAGTCGTGCCTGCAGCGAAGCGGCTGCCGTGAGACGCCCGGCGCCGCCCGTGTATCCTGGCCACAAGGGTCCCGCCGGGCTCAGGTGGTGGCGGCTTTGAGGGCAGGAGCAACAGCGGGGAATGTGGGAGGCGTCTCTGAGGCTGCGGGCCGGCGGTTCTGCGCTCGCTGCGATGAAGCAGCACTGAGGGTGCAGAGCAGCGCCGGGCTCCGGCAGCAGCATCGCAGCCCGGGGTGTCCGCAGAGCCTCCCCCCGAGGTACCGGCGTGCGGCTGCCTGCGCGCTCCCACCAGGAGAGAACGCATGTGGATGCGAGTTGCCGTGTTTCACACACCGATCGACCCTTTTAAACCTCGATTTTCAACTGTGCAATGGAAAACCTTATAAAAAATCTATTCCTAAACAAGAGTAACCTTCTACCCGACAGCTACGAGCCCCAAGGCAGCTGCCTCTCTTCTGGCTCTGCCCGCGTTTCCTATGCCGCCCGTCTGCTGGCGGCTTGTGTCGCGTTGCGGTTCCAGGTCAGTGTTACTCCTCTCTCCAGGACCGCTTTTCCCAGCGCACCGGCACAATTCCAGTTCCTTGTTCTGTCCCTAAGGGCACTCAGGAGCGGGACCACCAAGAAAGCCCGGTCTGGCAGGCGTGTCCTCGGGCGCTTTCTCAGGCACCGCGCAGCGGTGACACGTAAGGCCGCAATAAAATGTCTCATGTTTATAATACAGGAGACCAAATCCCGCACTTGTTGGCGACACACGGAGAAGTTCCCCGGCGTGTCATTCCCGCAGGTGCCCGTGGGGCCGGGAaggggcggggcggcgcggcggaAGTGCGCGGCGGCGCTCGcagcggcccggcccggcccggcccagcggCGGTGaggggcgcggggcgcggggaCGGCGCTGTGCGGCCGGCGGGCGGTGTGCGCGGTGGCGGTCGCTGGGATCGGTTCCTGCCCCGCTTCGGGCTGGGCGGCGGGCGGTAGAAGCGGAGCCCAGGGCCTGAACTCCGGGAGCcggggaggagaggggctgccgccgccgcccggctcCGCGCTCGTTCCCCATCATCGCGCTGGCGTCCCGGGAAACGGCAGCGTGAAAACACCCGGGAGATGCTGAAGAGTACTGGGGGTTTTTAAGTATGAAGTCATTTAAGAGCATAAGTGGTTTATTTATATTGTTATAACTAatgacaaattattttctttagtttaaccaaaaacatgaagaaattaAAGCTTAAAGAACTGGAAAGCTGTCTTCAACAAGTTGATACTTTTGAAAGCCCAAAACTACTCCTTGAACAGTATCCAACAAGACCTCATATTGCAGGTAGAGGTGACCCACACCACTGTCTTCTTTTACTAGTTCATCAGCACTTTTAATTCAATAAATTTTCTCCTGCATTGTCTCCTTTGAAGGCTTTGCGCTAAAAGTAGTTAAGAAAGTATATCCCAACAGGAATGTGTATAGTAGTATTCTGGTAATGTCCAATCTAAAAATcaaatgaattaatttaaaagataaTGTTGTGATAGAAGCAATCTTAATCTGTAACTGTAGAAGCTGAAATGGAGTTATGTCATGATCCACAAAACCAGTAAAAGTGTATATCCAGACACTCATCTATACCTTAATTATGCTCTTTTCCATATTTAATATCCTActgtttttccccaaaaaagtTAAGAGGCATACTTTTTCCACAAGCAATACTCAGAGCTTTGTCTCTCCACCAAAGAGCCACAGTCTGTAAGTTGTCAAAATGTTTTTGACTCTTCACataaagatgaaaaagagaATTACAGGCAGGGAGAACTCAGCTTAGCTGAAGGGGTTTTCTAATGCAAAATGAGGAGTTTTCTGAAGgcagaaacagcttttcttgATTAATCACATACATATTTGGTATTACTGAcctgttttgtttgtgttttcttccccCAGCATGTATGCTTTATACAATTCACAATACTTTTGATGacattgaaaacaaaacaattgcAGATTTAGGATGCGGTTGTGGCATGCTCAGCATTGGAAGTGCAATGTTAGGAGCAGGGTAAGTATTTAATATTAAGTTCtgcttatatttttttctggcatgGAAGAGTAGAAAGTAAGATTAAAACGCAGCACTGCTGAACTAAAGCATTTCAGGTTTATAATATGCTGCATAATCAGGCTATTTACCAAGTCTTGACCATCAATAACCATTCATACTGTGAAAGTGATGGACAGCTGTCATGAATTTGGAAGTCATTTGCTTTCCCCATAAATATTAAATGAACAAATGAAATTTCTTTAACAAAATTTAGATTTGTACTTGAGAAAGGGCAGCAGAAGTACTTGAATTTTTATCAGCACTGGATTTATAATGTATGCTTGTTACATTTCCTAGATAAAACAAGTTGTGTACACAGATCtctttctgcagaatttaaaagTCATTTTAGATTGTAGTAGGCTAATAAAtgacacttttcttttttaatagattCTGTGTGGGGCTTGACATAGATGGAGATgcactggaaatatttaatagcAATATTGAAGACTTTGAGCTCACAAATGTCAACATGGTTCAGTGTGACATCTGCTCTTTATCTGACAGCATGTCAGATGCTTTTGATACAGTTATTATGAACCCTCCGTTTGGGACAAAGCACAACAAAGGTTGGTAATTGTGAAACTCAGAAATTacacaaacagaacagcaaGGAAATGCTTTCAATGAAACATCTCCTTTATTAGTTACTTTTTCTAATTACTTAATGTTTTGTTGATCTGGAATCAGCTTCCTAAGATTTAACGACTTCAACATTGTAACTAAGTCACTGGGATTTGAAATAAACAATACTAGATATTTCATATCCctatcatttttattttattaaaagcaaTTGAGTATGTTTTAGAAATACTTTCTGTACCTTAATGTATTCAGTGCTGTTTCTCAAGTAGCTAttgttccagaaaaaaattaaacagatcTTTGAGCTTCCATTAGACAATTCTAataatttcatctttcttttagGAATTGATatgatttttctgaaaactgctCTACAAATGGCAAAAACAGCTGTATATTCCCTTCACAAAACTTCAACACGGCAGGTAAGTTCTTCATTTTAGCAGGGCAAGAACTAACCAGACAACAAAACAATTGGCTATATAAATAGCTGTAGCTTCACTGATCTGCTAACTCTGTGGGGTATGTTTGGAGTAAATACTAATCACAACAAATAACTGCAGTCTCACATACATCAAGGTAAGTATGTGATCTAGTGCTTCAGCCTAAATACCAAAAGCACAGGCTAAGTACAGAGGTGTAGATGTTTATAATTATAAATAGATAATTTTAAATGCTCATTTCTACACTATCTACTTTTGTAGCACATtcagaagaaagcagcagaatggGAAGTGACAATGCAAGTCTTAGCAGGTAATATTGATTTACtgttaacagaaaaaaacccaaaacccttTTGTTTTGGGATACTATCTCAAACATTACCAGCCAGTCATAGCAGCCTGAGATATGACACAGAAATGACACAGGTCTTTCTGTTTTTAGCAGAcctttttttacattttttttctacatggCTGGAATACAGACTGGCACTTAAAGCTCTGAGGAATACATATTCTGTGCAGAATTAGGCTTGTTCCTGGACTAGATTTTGTCTTCAAGCAGAAGTTACCTCTCTTCCTGCTTCAAAGGGAGTgctactgaaaaagaaaagcaaacaaaacaaacaaaaaaaaagcatcctgTCCTTAGTCACCTAAATATTTTTGACAGCTAAGTGTCTTCCCAGTTCTTCAGTACCACTGACCAGATGCTTTTCACAGTAATAGAACTTGAGATGTGAAGTTGCTCGAGTGCTTGAAACAACTGCATTTCAGCCATCCACTTAACTGTCTGATGTGGACGGCTTCAATGTTTAGTCATCATCTAGTGCAGAGCTAAAACATGTTATGACAGGCCACAACAGATGCAGACATGAGAAACATGGCTGTTTATCATCCTAGTCTAACACATATTCTTTATACTGTTCACAGAACTTAGGTTTGACTTACCGGCTTCATACAAGTTCCATAAGAAGAAATCAGTAAGTATAAAACCTAACATAACTGAGAAAATACTGAGGTAAATAAATTCTCTTTAATGAAACTTAAGTTTTAGGGCCATGTGTACTCCGTGAAGAACACTCACAGCATTCAGTCACATCGTTGCTGTTACAGTTTGTAGCTGAACAGGTAAAAGAGTCATGTTGCCAGTCAAAGCCATACACAAAGATtacagccagcactgcagttAGATGTGATAGAGCTAAGGGTGGCCTCCTTGACTCAGCTCCtgagagctctgtgctcagcgCTGTCTGCAGCTGGGACTTGGAGCCGATGAAGAGCTGAAGGCCACAGCAACAAGGATGTTATGTTAGAGCAGAAGCATCATTTCAGAGCCagcctgggggcagcaggaggaactCATGCACTTCATCCCACTGTTAAAAAATACAGCCGAGACACTTCAGTATGGGAGCCTAAGGCCATAGCACGTTCGTGGCTACTAAATGGCCTAGAAGCCATGTATCCACATCCCTTACCATGAGGGAAGGACAGAGGAGACTGAGCAATAGTTTAAAACTGTTAGGTATCATGAGCATCAAAGAACAGAAGCTTTAATCAGCTGGTGACCATGCTTTTGGTGACTTGaacttaaaattatttaggTCTGTCCTAATCTTGGCTACTTCACAGTTGAAGCATTATACTATATTAACCAGGCATCAGTAGAAACAGTTTTAAGTTCTGAGTTTATTGCCAGCTGCTATTAAACATAACCACAAGATTACAAAGTCCAAAATCTTTTACATTTGAATGAGATGCCAGAAAAATTGAAATCTGACAGTATAAACAAAAACTATAAATAGAAAAGTTTTCCAGGGTTTTATGTTAAGAGTAAGCATGCTtcttaaacaacaaaaaaagaaagctgtaaCCCAATAAAATGAAGCTTTTCTCTTATTGTAGGTTGACATTGAAGTGGACTTCATTAGATTTTCTGCCAAAAAGTCCTGAACTGAGGCATGTCTTTAAAACCTATTGAAAATGGAACAATAAAAccactattttttaaaattcttttgagTATTACTGATTGCCAtctccattttctgttttcagttgttttggTGCAggttcttccttttctgtttcctctaGCGGTCTCTTCTTGGGACTTGCAGGTTCTGCAAGATTGAACACGTAGTCATTTAGGGTAAAGGAAAGCTTTGCCTGAAATctttggaaaaaacccacactctTCCCACCATGTAAGTTTGAGTGCCAGCTGTGTACAGCCACAGCTACACTAGAGGATTTGCTTATTACTGTGACTAAAGCTCTTCTGAAATACCCCATTTGAGGAGCTTTACCCCTGTCTAACTCCACAGCAGGAGGGCaggtaagaaaatgaaaataatctaCCGGAGTAGGGTTTACTGGACTTTAGTTAAGCAGGTGCTGTATGTGATGAACAGAAGCTTAACACTTCCTCTGCTCCAAGCTAAATACTGACAGGCTGAACTATCACATCTTCTCACATCcttaaggcaaaaaaaaaaaaagccattcaAGAGACTGAGTCTGTACAGTTGTGTAATGCTGCTGACAACCACCATCTCTCAAAGCCTAATGTTTTAAACGGCTGTGCAGTATAGCCTTATCTATCTAATAATTATCTTAATAGGCTTTTTGAACAGTTGTGGAAGGAATGGAGCACAAAATTCTTAAAGCAGATACTGTCAGCAGGGCAGAAATGCTACAAAGTAGAGCCATATCTGAAACATGAGTACATGGGGCTACTTACTGTAAAAGTACTGAATAAGCTGCTTTAAGTGCACAGAATGACATACCTGTTTTATCATTTTCACCATCTTCCTCATCATTCtcaaactttattttcttgccctgaaactgtatttttcctttctgtgcacCCTGAGGTatctttcctcctcttccttttcctttcattttgcGCCCTGGGGACATACAAGATCAAGAACTTTGTGTCATTTATCTTTTAATTGGCAGCTGCAGAGACTGCTTTACAGTTAAAGTCAGCAGGCAGTGTATATTCACTACCTAAGAGTGAATTTCATACACCAATTCTAGGACATTATAAAGGCTTAAATTAATAAGATGAGGGAGaaccttttgttttctgtttcagcaaTTCCTGCTGatcttccaggatttttttcagagcttCTTTCTCTGCATCTCCTTCTAGCACTTCCCATGAGACATCCTTGTTCCGGAGCTGCAGGTTTCCATTATGTGCTGCTTTGGCTTTCTCCAGAGCTTCTTTGGCAATATCCTTAAATAGGATAATTCCCTTTAAAAGAAGAGTGGCATTTGCATTTTAATCTTACTGCAAAAACATTCAGCTAGAATGATAAACCATATATCCTGTCAAGTGCCTCAGCAAATTCATTActcttttgtgtgtgtaaaacaTGTCTAGAGTTAAGCAAAGCCCTCAGACTGTGCTAATGAACATTCTCAGTTTTGACCTTATCAACTAACAAGGCTGGAACCTTTATCTGTTCTTTTGAAAGAAGGGAATGATTTAATTCTCTAAATATTCTGCAATTTCACAAGACAATAATTTACTTGATACCATAAAAGAACAAACATTTAATCATTCATTTTCAAACTTCAACACAGAGATCTTAAGGCCTTGTCTGAGATTACTGACCTCCTTCGCACCTCTAACAAAGTGTATCCACTTGATTTCTCCGTGACCAGAAAATACATCATGGAGGTCTTCTCTGCACGTTTGGTCATCCAGATCACCAGAGAACTTCAAAAGACATCCTGTCTTTTCTTCTAGAGacttctaaattaaattaaaacccCCCACATTATCACTGAAGAGTCAAGTTTGAACATTCATATTCCTCCCTCAATCCTATTAAACACGATAGGGACAGGCAGGCAGTTCAGTTACAGTAATTCCAGCATTTTTCCTACATAACCTAGTTCTGCTGATGTCCAGTCTTGTACAGTGTATCCCCCCTCCTTTCTTTAAGTTTGCTTTGCTTACTGGGATACACTTATAGGAACTTAGGACTCCTTTCCCATAAAAATTACACTCTCTAAATTTTACAATACAGCTTTCTGAAGGCTGATAGGTTGAAAATTTATCTAATACCAATGAAATCCTCAATGGATCCTTTAAATACCATAGAAGAACAATCATCTCGATGCATTCAGAATCACTCTGAAGAGGCAAACATGCCTAATAATGTAAATTCAGGACATGAGCCTGTAAACAAATCTGTCTATTGAAAATAAGATCAAAACACCATGACAAAACAGTCTTACTATAAGGGACTTTCTAGAAAGTGCTCTATGTTACAGtattttaaacagaatattCCATGTTCGCTTTATAAAGTGTAGGCGATTTAAGAAACCCATACCatttcagcatctgctgcttgtttctgcttttcttctttttccctgcaAGAAAGTTGAGTTAGTTATGAGTCAGTGCCAGCGTGGTCAGCCAAGCAAAACACACACTTTGATTGACAGTAACTCACTGTTTAGCTCTTGCTTTCGCTTctactttgttttgtttcctttcttcattCTTCTTTGTACAATACTCTTCCCTTCAACAGAATAtaagttaatttaaaatattctgttatAATTAGTTTCTAAGACAGCAGTAGACATGAAACaggtgaaattatttttccaagttGAGATGCTAAGTCTCCAAAAGGTCCATCTACCAATGCCTGTACAACAGCATGAAGAACTCAGGCCAAGCCAGATCCTTGTGTAAATGCACCCCTGAGCACTGTTAGTTCATGTAAAAGTGAAGTGGACTTACTTGAAAAGTACTATCAGCTCTGTGTCTTTGTACTTTTGATTTGGTATCTCTGTGAACTTCTTAGCGGATTCAACACTATCAAAAACTGCAAATATTGAGCCCTGGTAAATGATAAGAGATTTTGTTAGAGTAATTGAACAGAATGTTGGCCAGGAGGGATCCCTGCCCCAGGTCTAAGTGCTCATCATCACCTTAAATGTTCTCTGCAATGTTCTCCtcatttgaatattttcaaCTGGACCTTTATCCTCGAGCCATTCTTTGATATCATCAAGAGTAGCATCTAGTGGAAAGCCTTTCTGCAAGACAGCAATGAGCTTCAATTATATGCCACAAAGTGAGTCTTAAAAATTATAACCTCTACAGTACAAGTTAATTCAAGCTTTACTCTTAGAGGGTTATCAATTAAATCATGCAGGATGGcacaaagtaaagaaaaatttaCTTACAACATAAACAGATCTGTTTTTAATTGCAGCTTTATACTGGTCATTTAATTCAGGAAGGGGTTTGTTTGGAGATCTTCTGATCTTAGTTTTGTCttcatttatttccattaaaCCAGTCTTGGATTTTCTTAGTGCTTCTACAATAACGCCAAAATCTTTTGAAAGGCGACTTAACCTATTGAGTAAGCAGACAGAGATAATTACAAATACACAGGCAAAACTGAAGccagatattaaaaaagcaaTGGGAACTGTAAATGCACATCAGGAGCACTTGGCCCCAAACAGAGATAGGTAGCTGAAAGTTACTATTTTATCCACGTTAGTTGTACTTTGCTTTACCTGTTGAATTTGATCATTACTTCTAAAGGTACCCAGCCATCATCTAGTTTGATCTGTTCCTTTAGAAACTTGTCTCTTGGTAGATTGTGATTGCCAAAATAGTACTGCAAAaaggaagggggagaaggggaggaaagTGAGATGTGTCTTTGAATTTTCAGTCTTAAAAGCTCATTTTCATCTAACAGCTTACTGCAGTAGATTGAGACATACCAAAATCAGTTCATCTGAACAATTGGGAATTCTGAAATTATTACATCCTGCTTTAATCTGATACTTTGCCAAAAATTAGCTGCAGTATGTAAGTTGTAAAAACAAAGCCACGAGAAATAAActccacaaaaacccaaacaaatcaaCCCCACACCGGAACAGTGCTTCATCCAATGGAATTACAGAGGCAAAGATAGATTGCAGTTTTGTTTAGGAAAAGAGCAAAGCTTATTCTGTTAACATGGTAAGCTTTAATCACCCTGATCCCGCTCTGCGGAGTCAAAATGCAAATTTGTCACCAGCAGATCAAGGTTGTACTCCTTATTTAAGGTGTACGTATGCAAGAATACTGTATTTGCACACTGAAAAATCATTCACATAGACTGGAATTTCTAGGTCTCATTCAAGAAAACATCATAAGATAAAGaaatcattattttatatttaattttatttaattattatgtttttattttgatctTGTCTGGCATGGGAAGACAATTCAGTTCAAGACAAGTTAATCAGATTCTTCCCCTGACTAGTAGTCATCTAGCAAAGGTCAAATACCTGACACCATAAGATAAGCTGGAATATTTTCAGCAATATTGCGGTGCTTTGAAAAGTCAGTGCAAGTTTTACAACACTACCTCTAGTACATCTCAAACATTACCAGAAATCTAGTTTTGTCAACTATTCATATATAACAAACAAAATATAGAGGCTGAGGAATCTCCACATTTTATTtgttatatataaataatgGCTCCATATGGTAATGGACATTCACGTGCAGCTACAATTTTGTCCTTCAGGAAAGcggtttggggctttttaaagCCCATTTAGAGCAGTGGGCTCAGGTTTTTTGTTGAAGGGTAACCCTCCAAGCCTCTAGAGAGACAAAGAGTTAATCCAAAGTAGGGATATAAGTTTAGTTGTAATTTCTAGCAATAAATTACAAAGCAGTAAATCATAATAGCAAGTTATGCAGTGTGCTGGTATTTTGACCAGCAGACATTCCCAAGGAGGATgatttttccccacaaaaattAGGGCACATAGAATTAAAATGATCTCTCCTCCTATTTGCACAGGTAGAACAACCCCAACAAACATGGTAGGAAATTGTCTATGATTCACTTGCTATAGCACCTAAAATGCTACCAAATTAAACCTTTCTCTTTTGGTGTTCTTACAAGCAGCTCCGGACAAGTGTAGCTTCCAGCTTAACTATAGTTATGACTATCCTGAAGTATTAAATACCTGTTACAGACTTCTGACATTTTTAAAGAGCTGAAGATTCGAGTCTAACTCTCAATAAAGTTAATTTCCAGTTAGCCAAGCCCCTGCCATTGAATGCCCCCAAAACACCTCACATCCCGAA
Protein-coding sequences here:
- the METTL5 gene encoding rRNA N6-adenosine-methyltransferase METTL5 isoform X5; protein product: MQGEIPHVRHRLTKNMKKLKLKELESCLQQVDTFESPKLLLEQYPTRPHIAACMLYTIHNTFDDIENKTIADLGCGCGMLSIGSAMLGAGFCVGLDIDGDALEIFNSNIEDFELTNVNMVQCDICSLSDSMSDAFDTVIMNPPFGTKHNKGIDMIFLKTALQMAKTAVYSLHKTSTRQHIQKKAAEWEVTMQVLAELRFDLPASYKFHKKKSVDIEVDFIRFSAKKS
- the METTL5 gene encoding rRNA N6-adenosine-methyltransferase METTL5 isoform X1 translates to MENLIKNLFLNKSNLLPDSYEPQGSCLSSGSARVSYAARLLAACVALRFQETKSRTCWRHTEKFPGVSFPQVPVGPGRGGAARRKCAAALAAARPGPAQRRLTKNMKKLKLKELESCLQQVDTFESPKLLLEQYPTRPHIAACMLYTIHNTFDDIENKTIADLGCGCGMLSIGSAMLGAGFCVGLDIDGDALEIFNSNIEDFELTNVNMVQCDICSLSDSMSDAFDTVIMNPPFGTKHNKGIDMIFLKTALQMAKTAVYSLHKTSTRQHIQKKAAEWEVTMQVLAELRFDLPASYKFHKKKSVDIEVDFIRFSAKKS
- the METTL5 gene encoding rRNA N6-adenosine-methyltransferase METTL5 isoform X2 codes for the protein MENLIKNLFLNKSNLLPDSYEPQGSCLSSGSARVSYAARLLAACVALRFQGTQERDHQESPVWQACPRALSQAPRSGDTLTKNMKKLKLKELESCLQQVDTFESPKLLLEQYPTRPHIAACMLYTIHNTFDDIENKTIADLGCGCGMLSIGSAMLGAGFCVGLDIDGDALEIFNSNIEDFELTNVNMVQCDICSLSDSMSDAFDTVIMNPPFGTKHNKGIDMIFLKTALQMAKTAVYSLHKTSTRQHIQKKAAEWEVTMQVLAELRFDLPASYKFHKKKSVDIEVDFIRFSAKKS
- the METTL5 gene encoding rRNA N6-adenosine-methyltransferase METTL5 isoform X4; the encoded protein is MPPVCWRLVSRCGSSLTKNMKKLKLKELESCLQQVDTFESPKLLLEQYPTRPHIAACMLYTIHNTFDDIENKTIADLGCGCGMLSIGSAMLGAGFCVGLDIDGDALEIFNSNIEDFELTNVNMVQCDICSLSDSMSDAFDTVIMNPPFGTKHNKGIDMIFLKTALQMAKTAVYSLHKTSTRQHIQKKAAEWEVTMQVLAELRFDLPASYKFHKKKSVDIEVDFIRFSAKKS
- the METTL5 gene encoding rRNA N6-adenosine-methyltransferase METTL5 isoform X3; translation: MPPVCWRLVSRCGSRRPNPALVGDTRRSSPACHSRSLTKNMKKLKLKELESCLQQVDTFESPKLLLEQYPTRPHIAACMLYTIHNTFDDIENKTIADLGCGCGMLSIGSAMLGAGFCVGLDIDGDALEIFNSNIEDFELTNVNMVQCDICSLSDSMSDAFDTVIMNPPFGTKHNKGIDMIFLKTALQMAKTAVYSLHKTSTRQHIQKKAAEWEVTMQVLAELRFDLPASYKFHKKKSVDIEVDFIRFSAKKS
- the METTL5 gene encoding rRNA N6-adenosine-methyltransferase METTL5 isoform X6; this translates as MKKLKLKELESCLQQVDTFESPKLLLEQYPTRPHIAACMLYTIHNTFDDIENKTIADLGCGCGMLSIGSAMLGAGFCVGLDIDGDALEIFNSNIEDFELTNVNMVQCDICSLSDSMSDAFDTVIMNPPFGTKHNKGIDMIFLKTALQMAKTAVYSLHKTSTRQHIQKKAAEWEVTMQVLAELRFDLPASYKFHKKKSVDIEVDFIRFSAKKS
- the SSB gene encoding lupus La protein isoform X1, whose protein sequence is MAENGNGENMSILESKICQQIEYYFGNHNLPRDKFLKEQIKLDDGWVPLEVMIKFNRLSRLSKDFGVIVEALRKSKTGLMEINEDKTKIRRSPNKPLPELNDQYKAAIKNRSVYVKGFPLDATLDDIKEWLEDKGPVENIQMRRTLQRTFKGSIFAVFDSVESAKKFTEIPNQKYKDTELIVLFKEEYCTKKNEERKQNKVEAKARAKQEKEEKQKQAADAEMKSLEEKTGCLLKFSGDLDDQTCREDLHDVFSGHGEIKWIHFVRGAKEGIILFKDIAKEALEKAKAAHNGNLQLRNKDVSWEVLEGDAEKEALKKILEDQQELLKQKTKGRKMKGKGRGGKIPQGAQKGKIQFQGKKIKFENDEEDGENDKTEPASPKKRPLEETEKEEPAPKQLKTENGDGNQ
- the SSB gene encoding lupus La protein isoform X2; the protein is MRLLPAGRNLPSPSLLPSCSPRKLLHLRCVQLAKMAENGNGENMSILESKICQQIEYYFGNHNLPRDKFLKEQIKLDDGWVPLEVMIKFNRLSRLSKDFGVIVEALRKSKTGLMEINEDKTKIRRSPNKPLPELNDQYKAAIKNRSVYVKGFPLDATLDDIKEWLEDKGPVENIQMRRTLQRTFKGSIFAVFDSVESAKKFTEIPNQKYKDTELIVLFKEEYCTKKNEERKQNKVEAKARAKQEKEEKQKQAADAEMKSLEEKTGCLLKFSGDLDDQTCREDLHDVFSGHGEIKWIHFVRGAKEGIILFKDIAKEALEKAKAAHNGNLQLRNKDVSWEVLEGDAEKEALKKILEDQQELLKQKTKGRKMKGKGRGGKIPQGAQKGKIQFQGKKIKFENDEEDGENDKTEPASPKKRPLEETEKEEPAPKQLKTENGDGNQ